The genome window AACTCACTTTTTAACTCTGCTAGCCTTGTTAGTACTTCTTCATTAGCAAGTTCACTTATGCCAAGTACTAATGTTTGGTTGCCTATGggagcatgtacagtgtactgtACCTTGGTGCAGGTTAGCCCTAAGAGTTGTCTGGCTTGAGATCGTGGAATGTACGGGCGGTTTGAATTTAGTTGCTCCGTGTATGGGAGCATTAGTCTTGCTTGTGCTGTGGCCAATGTAGCTCCTTGAAGTTGACCAACTGCTACTATTAAGAGTTTTATTGTTTGACCAGGTACAATGGTTGTTTCCTTCTCTACTGTGTTGCAGAATATCCCACTAGGCTGGCAGAAACAAAGATAGTATGGTGACGATGTAACCGATGTTTGAAAAGATGTGTTATAGCTTGAACAAACTGTAGTCCCATTTAGTAGATCATGCTTGCTTGGTAACTtataatgattttctgattcaGCTGTTGACTTTCTAAAGTAGCAGCGGTTGATTGATCCACCATAAATATCATCTCCCCCTTGAATAGATGTATTGTTACAGAAGTGTAGGTTTTTTCTGTCACGAGTCTCACGCGTACGATAGAAAATGCATTGGTATTTGATGCTAAAAAGGTTTTGCAGGTCACTTACCGGACTTAGATAGCTCATACTGGTGACATATATTGCCCCTCCACTTCTCCATGCATGGTTATTGATAAACACAACATTGGCATTCTCATAAAAGTGCATTATGGAGTATTTGTACAGGGATAAGGCACCTCCATAGAAGCCTTGATTTCCAATAAAGCGTGTCTCACCGTAAAAATAGAGGGTTGTGTTAGTGGATTTTAGGGCAGCGTTGTCTCTCCCTAGAGTGTTTTCAATCACTGTTCTTCCTGTGAATCTCATCACTGAATCCTCTGCTGAAATTGCACTAAATCCTTCCGACCCTTCATTGCTACTCAAGTAAACATCTCCTTCTAATGTGACTGAGCTATAGTCTGTAATGTCCATAGCGTTTTTGGTATTACTTATCGAACAGTTAGTTATTCGACCCTTAGAGCCTTTCCGAATGTTTAGTCCTATCTCAGAATTCTCGATTGTAGAGTTGAACATATGAAACGTAATTTGGCTGAGTATTACTCCACCTTGTTTGGGCATTTTTCTTATCACGCAATGCCTTACATATGCTGAACTAAGCTGTTCGTTGCAGTAAATTTCCCCGCCTATTTGTATTCCTCCGTGGTAAAATCGTGAGTGTGATATATAGATATCAAAAAGAGAACATGTTTTAATCGTTACAGCAAACAAAAATCCGATCATTTTTTCGCGGCCAAGGAAGAAATTATTGAAAATTGTTATATCTGCCGTAATATAATTTTGAAGTTCAATTGTCATGCCTTTCTGAGTCTTTTCTATGCCTTTCTCGCTATTCTTGTAGTATATTCCTGGGAATAGTGTTGAGCCATTTATTGTAATGTGAGTAACACCTCTTGAAGAGAATCCATCGGAATATACGATTTCAGTGCTTCCCTGAAGTGAACTACTTAAAATGTTCAAGCTTCCTCTTGTATCGATACTGCGAAATACTGACCCATTTAAACTATATGCCCGTACATTTGTGAGAAAGACATTTGTGTTCTGTACTAGTAGTATTGCAGTGGGTGTATTACGGAATTGGGATTCCAATAAGAGATTCGAGTTATCAAGTGCTGTGAAATGTCCACTGCATTCAATCATTTCTATGTCTTGGATATGAATGTTTCGACTGTATTTAATAATCCAAATAACTTTTAGTCCTCTACTGCAGCTTATGATAGCTCTCTGCCCGACTTCTCTGGAAGTGATAGTAACGTTGTCTAGTGAGCTTAATTCAATTTC of Halichondria panicea chromosome 9, odHalPani1.1, whole genome shotgun sequence contains these proteins:
- the LOC135341799 gene encoding uncharacterized protein LOC135341799 — protein: MKSCRFLILFLSVLLCSLFAESTIYRVAPYKNSSSCYDDPKCIDFISFLLQKTSTEIDSHSILEFYPGKYSMDITDLEDEVYEIELSSLDNVTITSREVGQRAIISCSRGLKVIWIIKYSRNIHIQDIEMIECSGHFTALDNSNLLLESQFRNTPTAILLVQNTNVFLTNVRAYSLNGSVFRSIDTRGSLNILSSSLQGSTEIVYSDGFSSRGVTHITINGSTLFPGIYYKNSEKGIEKTQKGMTIELQNYITADITIFNNFFLGREKMIGFLFAVTIKTCSLFDIYISHSRFYHGGIQIGGEIYCNEQLSSAYVRHCVIRKMPKQGGVILSQITFHMFNSTIENSEIGLNIRKGSKGRITNCSISNTKNAMDITDYSSVTLEGDVYLSSNEGSEGFSAISAEDSVMRFTGRTVIENTLGRDNAALKSTNTTLYFYGETRFIGNQGFYGGALSLYKYSIMHFYENANVVFINNHAWRSGGAIYVTSMSYLSPVSDLQNLFSIKYQCIFYRTRETRDRKNLHFCNNTSIQGGDDIYGGSINRCYFRKSTAESENHYKLPSKHDLLNGTTVCSSYNTSFQTSVTSSPYYLCFCQPSGIFCNTVEKETTIVPGQTIKLLIVAVGQLQGATLATAQARLMLPYTEQLNSNRPYIPRSQARQLLGLTCTKVQYTVHAPIGNQTLVLGISELANEEVLTRLAELKSELLREKVYFTDEVPLLLHIILQPCLPGYIYNTDNLACECLQSITAAGVQCIIDNQTVIRSGTVWVNATNDTVIIHSHCPLGYCNQKQTELSLTNPSVQCSFKRSGTLCGQCGGNLSQMLGSSECQECSNLWLLLIIPVTLVSGMLLVVLLMGMNLTVATGTINGLVLYANILRANNDIYFSVKTSKITEICNVFIAWINLDVGIEVCFYNGLDAFYKTLFQLGFPIYICTIAVTIIVSSHYSTRAARLSGNNAVQVLATLFLLSYSKSIRLVITIFSFTTLNLEHYNNGTSVPKLVWLYDGNIDYLQGKHIALFLIGILILVLVSFPYTAVLIFIPCLQKVSHHRWLTWVWKMKPLFDAYTGPYKSKHRYWTGLLLLLRVLLYATFSLNIAGDPSINLLATSLLMMITLAYLLLIGNVYKSRALSILENAFLLNLTMLSVCSLFALLTGRDQELITDISVIVTMTLFCGILIYQAYMRLMSLKIMKRFVNKQESKEEENYEEGYEEREKNVVTTQIVSISNLEKPLLEMEEVTS